A genomic segment from Enoplosus armatus isolate fEnoArm2 chromosome 12, fEnoArm2.hap1, whole genome shotgun sequence encodes:
- the LOC139294466 gene encoding actin-binding LIM protein 1-like isoform X7: MVMVKEKVAHAQDTHHHSTEKPLIQCYKCGEPCKGEVLRVQNKHFHLKCFTCKVCGCDLAQGGFFMKNGEYLCTLDYQRMHGTRCNGCGDFVEGEVVTALGKTYHPACFVCTICKRPFPAGDRVTFNGKDCLCQYCVEPMSPGPKDILGSSNCAGCGRDIKNGQALLALDRQWHLGCFKCKACSKVLTGEYISKDGAPYCEKDYQIHFGVQCEACHQFITGKVLEAGDKHYHPSCARCSRCNQMFTEGEEMYLQGSTVWHPGCKNTTRTEERHRERPTRSSSESICSRPGSSIPGSPGHTIYAKVDNEILDYRDLAAIPKVKAIYDIERPDLITYEPLYTTSLDEREERQESVGESSRNMSPTPPGEGSYDRRERILQRSTSQGSIGSPVYNRHGYTPTLSRSPQHFHRPDQGSNIYRKPPIYKQHGSEGRRRSREEEEEEALKRKQLQEEHLSKIQSGLGKLILKEEMEKEQIRERHARSLSAQRYDPKQTNCDADPTSPTKTNSLPGYGRNGLHRPQSTDFTQYNSYGDMCGGGREFQHIKDGRAALARMDRGVSMPNMLEPKVYPYEMLMITSRGRAKLPRDVDRTRLERHLAPETFFDIFGMEIQEFDRLPLWKRNDMKKKAKLF; encoded by the exons TGGCTCATGCGCAGGACACACACCACCACTCCACAGAGAAGCCCCTGATTCAGTGCTACAAGTGCGGAGAGCCATGTAAGGGCGAGGTGCTGCGGGTGCAGAACAAGCACTTCCACCTCAAGTGCTTCACCTGTAAAG TGTGCGGCTGTGACCTCGCCCAGGGGGGCTTCTTCATGAAGAATGGAGAGTATCTGTGCACGCTGGACTACCAACGCATGCACGGCACCCGCTGCAATGGCTGTGGGGACTTTGTGGAGGGGGAAGTGGTCACTGCCCTGGGCAAGACCTACCACCCTGCCTGCTTCGTCTGCACTATCTGCAA ACGACCGTTCCCTGCCGGGGACAGGGTGACCTTTAACGGGAAGGACTGTCTGTGTCAGTACTGTGTCGAGCCCATGTCTCCAGGACCAAAGGACATCCTGGGCTCCAGCA ATTGTGCAGGATGTGGTCGGGACATTAAGAACGGACAGGCTCTTCTAGCACTGGACAGACAGTGGCATCTGGGCTGCTTTAAGTGTAAGGCCTGCAGCAAAGTGCTGACCGGGGAGTACATCAGCAA GGATGGCGCCCCCTACTGTGAGAAGGACTACCAGATCCATTTTGGAGTTCAGTGTGAGGCGTGTCATCAGTTCATCACAGGGAAGGTGCTagag gCAGGAGATAAGCACTACCACCCCAGCTGTGCGAGATGCAGCAGGTGCAACCAGATGTTcacagaaggagaagagatgTATCTGCAAG GATCAACAGTGTGGCATCCTGGCTGCAAGAACACCACcagaacagaggagagacacagggagCGG CCTACGAGGTCGTCATCCGAGAGTATTTGTTCCAGACCTGGTTCAAGCATACCTGGCTCACCGGGTCACACGATCTAT GCAAAAGTAGACAATGAGATCCTTGATTACAGAGACCTAGCTGCCATTCCCAAAGTCAAAGCCATTTATGACATTGAGCGCCCTGATCTTATTACCTATGAACCTTTGTACACCACCTCcctggatgagagagaggagagacaagagagtgtgggagag TCCTCAAGAAACATGTCGCCAACTCCTCCCGGTGAG ggctcTTACGACAGGAGGGAACGCATTCTCCAAAGGTCCACCAGTCAGGGCTCCATAGGATCACCAGTTTATAATCGCCATGGTTACACCCCCACCTTGTCACGGTCGCCACAGCATTTTCACAGGCCAG aTCAGGGGAGCAACATCTACAGAAAACCTCCCATCTACAAACAACACG GTTCAGAAGGGAGGAGACGAtccagagaagaggaggaggaagaggcctTGAAAAGAAAGCAGCTCCAGGAGGAACATCTCAGCAAG attcAGTCTGGCTTAGGGAAGCTCATTCTGAAGGAGGAGATGGAAAAAGAGCAAATCAGGGAGCGTCACGCGCGCAGCCTCTCTGCTCAGCGCTACGACCCCAAACAGACCAACTGTGACGCAG atCCCACTTCTCCAACCAAAACGAACTCTCTGCCTGGCTACGGGAGGAATGGGCTGCATCGG CCCCAGTCAACAGATTTCACCCAGTACAACAGCTATGGGGACATGTGCggaggaggcagag AGTTTCAG CACATTAAGGATGGCCGTGCAGCACTTGCAAGGATGGACAGGGGAGTATCTATGCCTAATATGTTGGAACCAAAA GTGTACCCATATGAAATGCTCATGATAACCAGTAGAGGGAGAGCTAAACTGCCCAGGGATGTGGACAGAACCAGACTGGAG CGCCACTTAGCACCCGAAACGTTCTTTGACATCTTTGGAATGGAGATCCAGGAGTTTGACAGGCTTCCCCTGTGGAAACGCAACGACATGAAAAAGAAGGCCAAACTCTTCTAG
- the LOC139294466 gene encoding actin-binding LIM protein 1-like isoform X3 — MVMVKEKVAHAQDTHHHSTEKPLIQCYKCGEPCKGEVLRVQNKHFHLKCFTCKVCGCDLAQGGFFMKNGEYLCTLDYQRMHGTRCNGCGDFVEGEVVTALGKTYHPACFVCTICKRPFPAGDRVTFNGKDCLCQYCVEPMSPGPKDILGSSNCAGCGRDIKNGQALLALDRQWHLGCFKCKACSKVLTGEYISKDGAPYCEKDYQIHFGVQCEACHQFITGKVLEAGDKHYHPSCARCSRCNQMFTEGEEMYLQGSTVWHPGCKNTTRTEERHRERPTRSSSESICSRPGSSIPGSPGHTIYAKVDNEILDYRDLAAIPKVKAIYDIERPDLITYEPLYTTSLDEREERQESVGESSRNMSPTPPGEGSYDRRERILQRSTSQGSIGSPVYNRHGYTPTLSRSPQHFHRPGTDPPSGRSSPLPLRPDSRPVTPPLSQTPKHFHLPDQGSNIYRKPPIYKQHAAIALQIKSADDIIRSATFPAAHAPSPDDSSRSEGTRWPCSLAVLGSEGRRRSREEEEEEALKRKQLQEEHLSKIQSGLGKLILKEEMEKEQIRERHARSLSAQRYDPKQTNCDADPTSPTKTNSLPGYGRNGLHRPQSTDFTQYNSYGDMCGGGREFQHIKDGRAALARMDRGVSMPNMLEPKVYPYEMLMITSRGRAKLPRDVDRTRLERHLAPETFFDIFGMEIQEFDRLPLWKRNDMKKKAKLF, encoded by the exons TGGCTCATGCGCAGGACACACACCACCACTCCACAGAGAAGCCCCTGATTCAGTGCTACAAGTGCGGAGAGCCATGTAAGGGCGAGGTGCTGCGGGTGCAGAACAAGCACTTCCACCTCAAGTGCTTCACCTGTAAAG TGTGCGGCTGTGACCTCGCCCAGGGGGGCTTCTTCATGAAGAATGGAGAGTATCTGTGCACGCTGGACTACCAACGCATGCACGGCACCCGCTGCAATGGCTGTGGGGACTTTGTGGAGGGGGAAGTGGTCACTGCCCTGGGCAAGACCTACCACCCTGCCTGCTTCGTCTGCACTATCTGCAA ACGACCGTTCCCTGCCGGGGACAGGGTGACCTTTAACGGGAAGGACTGTCTGTGTCAGTACTGTGTCGAGCCCATGTCTCCAGGACCAAAGGACATCCTGGGCTCCAGCA ATTGTGCAGGATGTGGTCGGGACATTAAGAACGGACAGGCTCTTCTAGCACTGGACAGACAGTGGCATCTGGGCTGCTTTAAGTGTAAGGCCTGCAGCAAAGTGCTGACCGGGGAGTACATCAGCAA GGATGGCGCCCCCTACTGTGAGAAGGACTACCAGATCCATTTTGGAGTTCAGTGTGAGGCGTGTCATCAGTTCATCACAGGGAAGGTGCTagag gCAGGAGATAAGCACTACCACCCCAGCTGTGCGAGATGCAGCAGGTGCAACCAGATGTTcacagaaggagaagagatgTATCTGCAAG GATCAACAGTGTGGCATCCTGGCTGCAAGAACACCACcagaacagaggagagacacagggagCGG CCTACGAGGTCGTCATCCGAGAGTATTTGTTCCAGACCTGGTTCAAGCATACCTGGCTCACCGGGTCACACGATCTAT GCAAAAGTAGACAATGAGATCCTTGATTACAGAGACCTAGCTGCCATTCCCAAAGTCAAAGCCATTTATGACATTGAGCGCCCTGATCTTATTACCTATGAACCTTTGTACACCACCTCcctggatgagagagaggagagacaagagagtgtgggagag TCCTCAAGAAACATGTCGCCAACTCCTCCCGGTGAG ggctcTTACGACAGGAGGGAACGCATTCTCCAAAGGTCCACCAGTCAGGGCTCCATAGGATCACCAGTTTATAATCGCCATGGTTACACCCCCACCTTGTCACGGTCGCCACAGCATTTTCACAGGCCAG GCACTGACCCGCCGAGTGGCCGGAGCTCCCCCCTCCCGCTCAGGCCCGACAGCCGGCCGGTCACCCCGCCTCTCTCTCAGACCCCTAAACATTTCCACCTCCCAG aTCAGGGGAGCAACATCTACAGAAAACCTCCCATCTACAAACAACACG CTGCCATAGCACTCCAAATCAAGTctgctgatgacatcatcagatcCGCCACCTTCCCTGCTGCCCATGCTCCCTCTCCAGACGACAGCTCGCGGAGTGAGGGCACCCGTTGGCCCTGCTCTCTCGCTGTGTTAG GTTCAGAAGGGAGGAGACGAtccagagaagaggaggaggaagaggcctTGAAAAGAAAGCAGCTCCAGGAGGAACATCTCAGCAAG attcAGTCTGGCTTAGGGAAGCTCATTCTGAAGGAGGAGATGGAAAAAGAGCAAATCAGGGAGCGTCACGCGCGCAGCCTCTCTGCTCAGCGCTACGACCCCAAACAGACCAACTGTGACGCAG atCCCACTTCTCCAACCAAAACGAACTCTCTGCCTGGCTACGGGAGGAATGGGCTGCATCGG CCCCAGTCAACAGATTTCACCCAGTACAACAGCTATGGGGACATGTGCggaggaggcagag AGTTTCAG CACATTAAGGATGGCCGTGCAGCACTTGCAAGGATGGACAGGGGAGTATCTATGCCTAATATGTTGGAACCAAAA GTGTACCCATATGAAATGCTCATGATAACCAGTAGAGGGAGAGCTAAACTGCCCAGGGATGTGGACAGAACCAGACTGGAG CGCCACTTAGCACCCGAAACGTTCTTTGACATCTTTGGAATGGAGATCCAGGAGTTTGACAGGCTTCCCCTGTGGAAACGCAACGACATGAAAAAGAAGGCCAAACTCTTCTAG
- the LOC139294466 gene encoding actin-binding LIM protein 1-like isoform X4, translating to MVMVKEKVAHAQDTHHHSTEKPLIQCYKCGEPCKGEVLRVQNKHFHLKCFTCKVCGCDLAQGGFFMKNGEYLCTLDYQRMHGTRCNGCGDFVEGEVVTALGKTYHPACFVCTICKRPFPAGDRVTFNGKDCLCQYCVEPMSPGPKDILGSSNCAGCGRDIKNGQALLALDRQWHLGCFKCKACSKVLTGEYISKDGAPYCEKDYQIHFGVQCEACHQFITGKVLEAGDKHYHPSCARCSRCNQMFTEGEEMYLQGSTVWHPGCKNTTRTEERHRERPTRSSSESICSRPGSSIPGSPGHTIYAKVDNEILDYRDLAAIPKVKAIYDIERPDLITYEPLYTTSLDEREERQESVGEVNTQTACIFSCMHSSRNMSPTPPGEGSYDRRERILQRSTSQGSIGSPVYNRHGYTPTLSRSPQHFHRPDQGSNIYRKPPIYKQHAAIALQIKSADDIIRSATFPAAHAPSPDDSSRSEGTRWPCSLAVLGSEGRRRSREEEEEEALKRKQLQEEHLSKIQSGLGKLILKEEMEKEQIRERHARSLSAQRYDPKQTNCDADPTSPTKTNSLPGYGRNGLHRPQSTDFTQYNSYGDMCGGGREFQHIKDGRAALARMDRGVSMPNMLEPKVYPYEMLMITSRGRAKLPRDVDRTRLERHLAPETFFDIFGMEIQEFDRLPLWKRNDMKKKAKLF from the exons TGGCTCATGCGCAGGACACACACCACCACTCCACAGAGAAGCCCCTGATTCAGTGCTACAAGTGCGGAGAGCCATGTAAGGGCGAGGTGCTGCGGGTGCAGAACAAGCACTTCCACCTCAAGTGCTTCACCTGTAAAG TGTGCGGCTGTGACCTCGCCCAGGGGGGCTTCTTCATGAAGAATGGAGAGTATCTGTGCACGCTGGACTACCAACGCATGCACGGCACCCGCTGCAATGGCTGTGGGGACTTTGTGGAGGGGGAAGTGGTCACTGCCCTGGGCAAGACCTACCACCCTGCCTGCTTCGTCTGCACTATCTGCAA ACGACCGTTCCCTGCCGGGGACAGGGTGACCTTTAACGGGAAGGACTGTCTGTGTCAGTACTGTGTCGAGCCCATGTCTCCAGGACCAAAGGACATCCTGGGCTCCAGCA ATTGTGCAGGATGTGGTCGGGACATTAAGAACGGACAGGCTCTTCTAGCACTGGACAGACAGTGGCATCTGGGCTGCTTTAAGTGTAAGGCCTGCAGCAAAGTGCTGACCGGGGAGTACATCAGCAA GGATGGCGCCCCCTACTGTGAGAAGGACTACCAGATCCATTTTGGAGTTCAGTGTGAGGCGTGTCATCAGTTCATCACAGGGAAGGTGCTagag gCAGGAGATAAGCACTACCACCCCAGCTGTGCGAGATGCAGCAGGTGCAACCAGATGTTcacagaaggagaagagatgTATCTGCAAG GATCAACAGTGTGGCATCCTGGCTGCAAGAACACCACcagaacagaggagagacacagggagCGG CCTACGAGGTCGTCATCCGAGAGTATTTGTTCCAGACCTGGTTCAAGCATACCTGGCTCACCGGGTCACACGATCTAT GCAAAAGTAGACAATGAGATCCTTGATTACAGAGACCTAGCTGCCATTCCCAAAGTCAAAGCCATTTATGACATTGAGCGCCCTGATCTTATTACCTATGAACCTTTGTACACCACCTCcctggatgagagagaggagagacaagagagtgtgggagaggtaaacacacagacCGCATGCATCTTTTCCTGCATGCAC TCCTCAAGAAACATGTCGCCAACTCCTCCCGGTGAG ggctcTTACGACAGGAGGGAACGCATTCTCCAAAGGTCCACCAGTCAGGGCTCCATAGGATCACCAGTTTATAATCGCCATGGTTACACCCCCACCTTGTCACGGTCGCCACAGCATTTTCACAGGCCAG aTCAGGGGAGCAACATCTACAGAAAACCTCCCATCTACAAACAACACG CTGCCATAGCACTCCAAATCAAGTctgctgatgacatcatcagatcCGCCACCTTCCCTGCTGCCCATGCTCCCTCTCCAGACGACAGCTCGCGGAGTGAGGGCACCCGTTGGCCCTGCTCTCTCGCTGTGTTAG GTTCAGAAGGGAGGAGACGAtccagagaagaggaggaggaagaggcctTGAAAAGAAAGCAGCTCCAGGAGGAACATCTCAGCAAG attcAGTCTGGCTTAGGGAAGCTCATTCTGAAGGAGGAGATGGAAAAAGAGCAAATCAGGGAGCGTCACGCGCGCAGCCTCTCTGCTCAGCGCTACGACCCCAAACAGACCAACTGTGACGCAG atCCCACTTCTCCAACCAAAACGAACTCTCTGCCTGGCTACGGGAGGAATGGGCTGCATCGG CCCCAGTCAACAGATTTCACCCAGTACAACAGCTATGGGGACATGTGCggaggaggcagag AGTTTCAG CACATTAAGGATGGCCGTGCAGCACTTGCAAGGATGGACAGGGGAGTATCTATGCCTAATATGTTGGAACCAAAA GTGTACCCATATGAAATGCTCATGATAACCAGTAGAGGGAGAGCTAAACTGCCCAGGGATGTGGACAGAACCAGACTGGAG CGCCACTTAGCACCCGAAACGTTCTTTGACATCTTTGGAATGGAGATCCAGGAGTTTGACAGGCTTCCCCTGTGGAAACGCAACGACATGAAAAAGAAGGCCAAACTCTTCTAG
- the LOC139294466 gene encoding actin-binding LIM protein 1-like isoform X5: MVMVKEKVAHAQDTHHHSTEKPLIQCYKCGEPCKGEVLRVQNKHFHLKCFTCKVCGCDLAQGGFFMKNGEYLCTLDYQRMHGTRCNGCGDFVEGEVVTALGKTYHPACFVCTICKRPFPAGDRVTFNGKDCLCQYCVEPMSPGPKDILGSSNCAGCGRDIKNGQALLALDRQWHLGCFKCKACSKVLTGEYISKDGAPYCEKDYQIHFGVQCEACHQFITGKVLEAGDKHYHPSCARCSRCNQMFTEGEEMYLQGSTVWHPGCKNTTRTEERHRERPTRSSSESICSRPGSSIPGSPGHTIYAKVDNEILDYRDLAAIPKVKAIYDIERPDLITYEPLYTTSLDEREERQESVGESSRNMSPTPPGEGSYDRRERILQRSTSQGSIGSPVYNRHGYTPTLSRSPQHFHRPGTDPPSGRSSPLPLRPDSRPVTPPLSQTPKHFHLPDQGSNIYRKPPIYKQHGSEGRRRSREEEEEEALKRKQLQEEHLSKIQSGLGKLILKEEMEKEQIRERHARSLSAQRYDPKQTNCDADPTSPTKTNSLPGYGRNGLHRPQSTDFTQYNSYGDMCGGGREFQHIKDGRAALARMDRGVSMPNMLEPKVYPYEMLMITSRGRAKLPRDVDRTRLERHLAPETFFDIFGMEIQEFDRLPLWKRNDMKKKAKLF, encoded by the exons TGGCTCATGCGCAGGACACACACCACCACTCCACAGAGAAGCCCCTGATTCAGTGCTACAAGTGCGGAGAGCCATGTAAGGGCGAGGTGCTGCGGGTGCAGAACAAGCACTTCCACCTCAAGTGCTTCACCTGTAAAG TGTGCGGCTGTGACCTCGCCCAGGGGGGCTTCTTCATGAAGAATGGAGAGTATCTGTGCACGCTGGACTACCAACGCATGCACGGCACCCGCTGCAATGGCTGTGGGGACTTTGTGGAGGGGGAAGTGGTCACTGCCCTGGGCAAGACCTACCACCCTGCCTGCTTCGTCTGCACTATCTGCAA ACGACCGTTCCCTGCCGGGGACAGGGTGACCTTTAACGGGAAGGACTGTCTGTGTCAGTACTGTGTCGAGCCCATGTCTCCAGGACCAAAGGACATCCTGGGCTCCAGCA ATTGTGCAGGATGTGGTCGGGACATTAAGAACGGACAGGCTCTTCTAGCACTGGACAGACAGTGGCATCTGGGCTGCTTTAAGTGTAAGGCCTGCAGCAAAGTGCTGACCGGGGAGTACATCAGCAA GGATGGCGCCCCCTACTGTGAGAAGGACTACCAGATCCATTTTGGAGTTCAGTGTGAGGCGTGTCATCAGTTCATCACAGGGAAGGTGCTagag gCAGGAGATAAGCACTACCACCCCAGCTGTGCGAGATGCAGCAGGTGCAACCAGATGTTcacagaaggagaagagatgTATCTGCAAG GATCAACAGTGTGGCATCCTGGCTGCAAGAACACCACcagaacagaggagagacacagggagCGG CCTACGAGGTCGTCATCCGAGAGTATTTGTTCCAGACCTGGTTCAAGCATACCTGGCTCACCGGGTCACACGATCTAT GCAAAAGTAGACAATGAGATCCTTGATTACAGAGACCTAGCTGCCATTCCCAAAGTCAAAGCCATTTATGACATTGAGCGCCCTGATCTTATTACCTATGAACCTTTGTACACCACCTCcctggatgagagagaggagagacaagagagtgtgggagag TCCTCAAGAAACATGTCGCCAACTCCTCCCGGTGAG ggctcTTACGACAGGAGGGAACGCATTCTCCAAAGGTCCACCAGTCAGGGCTCCATAGGATCACCAGTTTATAATCGCCATGGTTACACCCCCACCTTGTCACGGTCGCCACAGCATTTTCACAGGCCAG GCACTGACCCGCCGAGTGGCCGGAGCTCCCCCCTCCCGCTCAGGCCCGACAGCCGGCCGGTCACCCCGCCTCTCTCTCAGACCCCTAAACATTTCCACCTCCCAG aTCAGGGGAGCAACATCTACAGAAAACCTCCCATCTACAAACAACACG GTTCAGAAGGGAGGAGACGAtccagagaagaggaggaggaagaggcctTGAAAAGAAAGCAGCTCCAGGAGGAACATCTCAGCAAG attcAGTCTGGCTTAGGGAAGCTCATTCTGAAGGAGGAGATGGAAAAAGAGCAAATCAGGGAGCGTCACGCGCGCAGCCTCTCTGCTCAGCGCTACGACCCCAAACAGACCAACTGTGACGCAG atCCCACTTCTCCAACCAAAACGAACTCTCTGCCTGGCTACGGGAGGAATGGGCTGCATCGG CCCCAGTCAACAGATTTCACCCAGTACAACAGCTATGGGGACATGTGCggaggaggcagag AGTTTCAG CACATTAAGGATGGCCGTGCAGCACTTGCAAGGATGGACAGGGGAGTATCTATGCCTAATATGTTGGAACCAAAA GTGTACCCATATGAAATGCTCATGATAACCAGTAGAGGGAGAGCTAAACTGCCCAGGGATGTGGACAGAACCAGACTGGAG CGCCACTTAGCACCCGAAACGTTCTTTGACATCTTTGGAATGGAGATCCAGGAGTTTGACAGGCTTCCCCTGTGGAAACGCAACGACATGAAAAAGAAGGCCAAACTCTTCTAG
- the LOC139294466 gene encoding actin-binding LIM protein 1-like isoform X6 — MVMVKEKVAHAQDTHHHSTEKPLIQCYKCGEPCKGEVLRVQNKHFHLKCFTCKVCGCDLAQGGFFMKNGEYLCTLDYQRMHGTRCNGCGDFVEGEVVTALGKTYHPACFVCTICKRPFPAGDRVTFNGKDCLCQYCVEPMSPGPKDILGSSNCAGCGRDIKNGQALLALDRQWHLGCFKCKACSKVLTGEYISKDGAPYCEKDYQIHFGVQCEACHQFITGKVLEAGDKHYHPSCARCSRCNQMFTEGEEMYLQGSTVWHPGCKNTTRTEERHRERPTRSSSESICSRPGSSIPGSPGHTIYAKVDNEILDYRDLAAIPKVKAIYDIERPDLITYEPLYTTSLDEREERQESVGEVNTQTACIFSCMHSSRNMSPTPPGEGSYDRRERILQRSTSQGSIGSPVYNRHGYTPTLSRSPQHFHRPDQGSNIYRKPPIYKQHEGRRRSREEEEEEALKRKQLQEEHLSKIQSGLGKLILKEEMEKEQIRERHARSLSAQRYDPKQTNCDADPTSPTKTNSLPGYGRNGLHRPQSTDFTQYNSYGDMCGGGREFQHIKDGRAALARMDRGVSMPNMLEPKVYPYEMLMITSRGRAKLPRDVDRTRLERHLAPETFFDIFGMEIQEFDRLPLWKRNDMKKKAKLF, encoded by the exons TGGCTCATGCGCAGGACACACACCACCACTCCACAGAGAAGCCCCTGATTCAGTGCTACAAGTGCGGAGAGCCATGTAAGGGCGAGGTGCTGCGGGTGCAGAACAAGCACTTCCACCTCAAGTGCTTCACCTGTAAAG TGTGCGGCTGTGACCTCGCCCAGGGGGGCTTCTTCATGAAGAATGGAGAGTATCTGTGCACGCTGGACTACCAACGCATGCACGGCACCCGCTGCAATGGCTGTGGGGACTTTGTGGAGGGGGAAGTGGTCACTGCCCTGGGCAAGACCTACCACCCTGCCTGCTTCGTCTGCACTATCTGCAA ACGACCGTTCCCTGCCGGGGACAGGGTGACCTTTAACGGGAAGGACTGTCTGTGTCAGTACTGTGTCGAGCCCATGTCTCCAGGACCAAAGGACATCCTGGGCTCCAGCA ATTGTGCAGGATGTGGTCGGGACATTAAGAACGGACAGGCTCTTCTAGCACTGGACAGACAGTGGCATCTGGGCTGCTTTAAGTGTAAGGCCTGCAGCAAAGTGCTGACCGGGGAGTACATCAGCAA GGATGGCGCCCCCTACTGTGAGAAGGACTACCAGATCCATTTTGGAGTTCAGTGTGAGGCGTGTCATCAGTTCATCACAGGGAAGGTGCTagag gCAGGAGATAAGCACTACCACCCCAGCTGTGCGAGATGCAGCAGGTGCAACCAGATGTTcacagaaggagaagagatgTATCTGCAAG GATCAACAGTGTGGCATCCTGGCTGCAAGAACACCACcagaacagaggagagacacagggagCGG CCTACGAGGTCGTCATCCGAGAGTATTTGTTCCAGACCTGGTTCAAGCATACCTGGCTCACCGGGTCACACGATCTAT GCAAAAGTAGACAATGAGATCCTTGATTACAGAGACCTAGCTGCCATTCCCAAAGTCAAAGCCATTTATGACATTGAGCGCCCTGATCTTATTACCTATGAACCTTTGTACACCACCTCcctggatgagagagaggagagacaagagagtgtgggagaggtaaacacacagacCGCATGCATCTTTTCCTGCATGCAC TCCTCAAGAAACATGTCGCCAACTCCTCCCGGTGAG ggctcTTACGACAGGAGGGAACGCATTCTCCAAAGGTCCACCAGTCAGGGCTCCATAGGATCACCAGTTTATAATCGCCATGGTTACACCCCCACCTTGTCACGGTCGCCACAGCATTTTCACAGGCCAG aTCAGGGGAGCAACATCTACAGAAAACCTCCCATCTACAAACAACACG AAGGGAGGAGACGAtccagagaagaggaggaggaagaggcctTGAAAAGAAAGCAGCTCCAGGAGGAACATCTCAGCAAG attcAGTCTGGCTTAGGGAAGCTCATTCTGAAGGAGGAGATGGAAAAAGAGCAAATCAGGGAGCGTCACGCGCGCAGCCTCTCTGCTCAGCGCTACGACCCCAAACAGACCAACTGTGACGCAG atCCCACTTCTCCAACCAAAACGAACTCTCTGCCTGGCTACGGGAGGAATGGGCTGCATCGG CCCCAGTCAACAGATTTCACCCAGTACAACAGCTATGGGGACATGTGCggaggaggcagag AGTTTCAG CACATTAAGGATGGCCGTGCAGCACTTGCAAGGATGGACAGGGGAGTATCTATGCCTAATATGTTGGAACCAAAA GTGTACCCATATGAAATGCTCATGATAACCAGTAGAGGGAGAGCTAAACTGCCCAGGGATGTGGACAGAACCAGACTGGAG CGCCACTTAGCACCCGAAACGTTCTTTGACATCTTTGGAATGGAGATCCAGGAGTTTGACAGGCTTCCCCTGTGGAAACGCAACGACATGAAAAAGAAGGCCAAACTCTTCTAG